In the genome of Deltaproteobacteria bacterium, one region contains:
- a CDS encoding acyl-CoA dehydrogenase has protein sequence MDFNDTPQEAEFRAAARAFLSKHRKLLAPGESNSMLSERDDPDTIKASQAWQACKKDNGWACLTWPKEYGGRDATAIQSVIWNQEEAKFQVPPNVFGIGIGMLGPTLMAHGTPEQKSKHLEKMARGDEIWCQLFSEPAAGSDLAGLRTSAVKSGDTWTINGQKIWTTGAHFSRWGMIVTRTDPTVAKHAGLTYFIVDMKAPGVEIRPIKQINGGKAFNEVFFSDVKVPDSDRVGRVGDGWRVALTTLMNERASIGGGGGGFRAEDLIRLAREAELHGRPAIEDGSVRQQIADFYIRASGLKYTGYRTLTALSKGTTPGPESSIGKLVGAPLNQKLASFAIELQGFAGSAQGDPQEAYLGSPGLRIAGGTDEILRNILAERVLRLPPEPRLDKDTAFRDIPTGPPSK, from the coding sequence ATGGACTTCAACGATACCCCGCAAGAGGCCGAGTTCCGCGCCGCAGCACGCGCGTTCCTCTCGAAGCACCGCAAGCTGCTCGCGCCGGGCGAATCCAACTCCATGCTTTCCGAGCGCGACGACCCGGACACGATCAAGGCCTCGCAGGCCTGGCAGGCGTGCAAGAAGGACAACGGCTGGGCCTGCCTCACCTGGCCGAAGGAATACGGCGGACGCGACGCGACGGCGATCCAGTCGGTGATCTGGAACCAGGAAGAGGCGAAGTTCCAGGTTCCGCCGAACGTCTTCGGCATCGGCATCGGCATGCTCGGCCCCACCCTGATGGCGCACGGCACGCCGGAGCAGAAGTCGAAGCACCTCGAGAAGATGGCGCGCGGCGACGAGATCTGGTGCCAGCTCTTCAGCGAGCCGGCGGCCGGCTCCGATCTGGCGGGCCTTCGCACCTCGGCCGTGAAGAGCGGCGACACCTGGACGATCAACGGCCAGAAGATCTGGACCACCGGCGCGCACTTCAGCCGCTGGGGAATGATCGTGACCCGCACCGATCCGACCGTCGCCAAGCACGCCGGGCTCACCTACTTCATCGTCGACATGAAGGCGCCCGGCGTCGAGATCCGCCCGATCAAGCAGATCAACGGCGGCAAGGCCTTCAACGAGGTGTTCTTCAGCGACGTGAAGGTTCCCGATTCCGACCGCGTCGGTCGGGTCGGCGACGGCTGGCGGGTCGCGCTGACCACGCTCATGAACGAGCGCGCTTCGATCGGCGGCGGCGGCGGCGGCTTCCGCGCCGAGGACCTGATCCGGCTCGCGCGCGAGGCGGAGCTGCACGGCCGGCCCGCGATCGAGGACGGCTCGGTGCGACAGCAGATCGCGGACTTCTACATCCGCGCCTCGGGCCTGAAGTACACCGGCTACCGGACGCTCACGGCGCTCTCGAAGGGCACCACGCCGGGACCGGAGAGCTCGATCGGCAAGCTCGTCGGCGCGCCGCTGAACCAGAAGCTCGCGTCGTTCGCGATCGAGCTGCAGGGCTTCGCGGGCTCCGCACAGGGCGACCCGCAGGAGGCCTACCTGGGCTCGCCAGGCCTGCGCATCGCCGGCGGCACCGACGAGATCCTGCGCAACATCCTCGCCGAGCGCGTGCTGCGGCTGCCGCCGGAGCCGAGGCTCGACAAGGACACGGCCTTCCGCGACATCCCGACGGGACCGCCTTCGAAGTGA
- the mlaD gene encoding outer membrane lipid asymmetry maintenance protein MlaD: MRDLLVGVFVLSGFAALAYLSIQLGGSTYSGPGGLLLYASFDEVGGLAARSPVVIGGVKVGQVKAIELSPDGDFRARVLMDVDENLKLPDDTAASILTQGVLGSQYVGLEPGGSETMLGDRAEITYTQSAIVIERLIGRVIQSLGNSSDGDDKESRSEPGDDG; this comes from the coding sequence ATCCGCGATCTCCTGGTGGGAGTCTTCGTGCTCTCCGGCTTCGCCGCGCTCGCCTACCTCTCGATCCAGCTCGGCGGCTCGACCTACTCGGGTCCAGGCGGGCTCCTGCTCTACGCGAGCTTCGACGAGGTGGGCGGCCTGGCGGCGCGTTCGCCGGTCGTGATCGGCGGCGTGAAGGTCGGGCAGGTGAAGGCGATCGAGCTCTCGCCGGACGGCGATTTCCGCGCGCGCGTGCTGATGGACGTGGACGAGAACCTGAAGCTGCCCGACGACACGGCGGCCTCGATCCTCACGCAGGGCGTGCTGGGCAGCCAGTACGTCGGGCTCGAGCCGGGCGGCTCCGAGACGATGCTCGGCGACCGGGCCGAGATCACCTACACGCAGAGCGCGATCGTGATCGAGCGTCTGATCGGCCGCGTGATCCAGAGCCTCGGGAACTCCTCCGACGGCGACGACAAGGAGTCGCGCTCCGAGCCGGGCGACGACGGCTGA
- a CDS encoding acyl-CoA dehydrogenase codes for MNLDFSEDQKLLQKTARDFLAERSPLQVDRDVLEKGTHWNAELWKAAAEMGWQGAVIPEEYGGAGFGYLELVLIAQELGRALSPIPFGSSVYLATEAILLAGSDTQRKKWLSALANGSAVGTLAFAEAPGFPSQASLKATLAGGKLSGTKIAVPDGNVATFAVVAARSNAGISLALVDLAGPGVTRKATESIDPTRASAEISFKDAPAELLGDEGRGWELLERVLDRAAVIQAFEQLGGAERAFEITRDFTMGRYAFGRPIASFQGLKHRMADLYVLIELAKSNCYWAAWALSEDNPELAIAAPAARVSATEAFDTNAVEMVQMHGGVGFTWEYDCHLFYRRAKHQAVALGSPTHWREKLIQRLIAKQAA; via the coding sequence ATGAATCTCGACTTTTCCGAGGACCAGAAGCTCCTGCAGAAGACCGCGCGCGACTTCCTCGCGGAACGCTCGCCGCTGCAGGTCGATCGCGACGTGCTCGAGAAGGGCACCCACTGGAATGCCGAGCTCTGGAAGGCCGCCGCAGAGATGGGCTGGCAGGGCGCCGTGATTCCCGAGGAGTACGGCGGGGCGGGCTTCGGCTACCTCGAGCTGGTCCTGATCGCGCAGGAGCTCGGCCGGGCGCTGTCGCCGATCCCCTTCGGCTCGTCGGTCTACCTGGCCACCGAGGCGATCCTGCTCGCGGGGAGCGACACGCAGCGCAAGAAGTGGCTCTCGGCGCTCGCGAACGGCTCGGCCGTGGGAACGCTCGCGTTCGCCGAGGCTCCGGGCTTCCCGTCCCAGGCCAGCCTGAAGGCGACGCTCGCGGGCGGAAAGCTCAGCGGAACGAAAATCGCCGTGCCCGACGGAAACGTCGCGACCTTCGCTGTGGTCGCCGCGCGCTCGAACGCGGGCATCTCGCTGGCACTGGTCGACCTGGCGGGTCCGGGCGTCACGCGCAAGGCGACCGAGTCGATCGACCCGACCCGCGCGTCGGCCGAGATCAGCTTCAAGGACGCGCCTGCGGAGCTGCTCGGCGACGAGGGCCGCGGCTGGGAACTGCTGGAGCGCGTGCTCGACCGCGCCGCGGTGATCCAGGCCTTCGAGCAGCTCGGCGGCGCCGAGCGCGCCTTCGAGATCACGCGCGACTTCACGATGGGGCGCTACGCGTTCGGCCGGCCGATCGCTTCGTTCCAGGGGCTGAAGCACCGCATGGCCGATCTGTACGTCTTGATCGAGCTGGCCAAGTCGAACTGCTACTGGGCCGCCTGGGCGCTCTCGGAGGACAACCCGGAGCTCGCGATCGCGGCGCCCGCCGCGCGCGTGTCGGCGACCGAGGCGTTCGACACCAACGCGGTCGAGATGGTGCAGATGCACGGCGGCGTCGGCTTCACCTGGGAGTACGACTGCCATCTCTTCTACCGGCGCGCGAAGCACCAGGCGGTCGCGCTCGGATCCCCCACGCACTGGCGAGAGAAGCTGATTCAGCGTCTGATCGCGAAGCAAGCGGCCTAG
- a CDS encoding PIG-L family deacetylase: protein MLIPIPDLLRARRLLCVQPHYDDNDICAGGTIARLALAGAEVHYLTVTDDLVGVLDRRLSDEAARARLAEEQDRAGREVGVRAQHRLGFPDAGEWSAFALRREVVRHLRRIRPDFVLTVDPWLPYEAHQDHVRTGLATAEACLLFGLPRFASGDPGLDEAFEPFRLRGIAFYASARANTVVDIGATRERKHRALDAYTAQFSPEQLGLLHAALEHKERAWASGRGFEYGEALAVLDPGHLHVNLGADEMFR from the coding sequence ATGCTGATCCCGATTCCAGACCTGCTGCGCGCCAGGCGCCTGCTCTGCGTGCAGCCCCACTACGACGACAACGACATCTGCGCCGGAGGCACGATCGCGCGGCTCGCGCTCGCCGGCGCCGAGGTGCACTACCTGACGGTGACCGACGACCTGGTGGGTGTGCTCGATCGCCGGCTCTCCGACGAAGCCGCGCGCGCCCGGCTCGCGGAGGAGCAGGATCGGGCCGGGCGGGAGGTCGGCGTGCGCGCGCAGCACCGGCTCGGCTTTCCCGACGCCGGCGAGTGGAGCGCGTTCGCGCTGCGCCGCGAGGTCGTCCGACACCTGCGCCGGATCCGGCCGGACTTCGTGCTCACCGTCGATCCCTGGCTCCCGTACGAGGCGCACCAGGACCACGTGCGCACGGGTCTCGCCACAGCCGAGGCGTGCCTGCTCTTCGGGCTGCCGCGCTTTGCGAGCGGCGACCCGGGGCTCGACGAGGCGTTCGAGCCGTTCCGCCTGCGCGGGATCGCCTTCTACGCGAGCGCGCGCGCGAACACGGTGGTCGACATCGGCGCGACGCGCGAGCGCAAGCACCGCGCGCTCGACGCCTACACCGCGCAGTTCTCGCCGGAGCAGCTTGGGCTCCTGCACGCGGCGCTCGAGCACAAGGAGCGAGCCTGGGCGAGCGGGCGCGGCTTCGAGTACGGTGAGGCGCTCGCGGTGCTCGACCCCGGCCACCTGCACGTGAACCTCGGCGCCGACGAGATGTTCCGATGA
- a CDS encoding ABC transporter substrate-binding protein, whose protein sequence is METIPRRRLPMISTSSTRAILFPSSWLALCALLLAVALPAHADERVESARGFMSKTVSDVLAILDDKQLAPDVRLSKLESIALERFDFPRMALLVLGKNRRKLDDAQLEQFQVEFKRSLSNTYGKKLDRYTSNEKIEMGDARLESNKDVTVKTRVVGGEAGDGVSIDYRLREIEGGDWLIIDVTPAGVSLIQNFRSQVQEIVTQKGVGALIKTLHEKNEAADKQATAAK, encoded by the coding sequence ATGGAGACGATTCCGAGGAGGCGCCTTCCGATGATCTCTACGAGCTCGACGAGAGCGATTCTCTTCCCGAGTAGCTGGCTCGCGCTCTGCGCGCTGCTTCTGGCCGTCGCGCTTCCCGCGCATGCGGACGAGCGCGTCGAGTCGGCGCGCGGCTTCATGTCGAAGACCGTGAGCGACGTGCTCGCCATCCTCGACGACAAGCAGCTCGCGCCCGACGTGCGGCTCTCGAAGCTCGAGTCGATCGCGCTGGAGCGTTTCGACTTTCCGCGCATGGCCCTGCTGGTGCTGGGCAAGAACCGGCGCAAGCTCGACGACGCGCAGCTCGAGCAGTTCCAGGTCGAGTTCAAGCGCAGCCTCTCGAACACCTACGGCAAGAAGCTCGACCGCTACACCTCGAACGAGAAGATCGAGATGGGCGACGCGCGGCTCGAGTCGAACAAGGACGTGACCGTGAAGACGCGCGTGGTCGGCGGCGAAGCCGGCGACGGCGTGTCGATCGACTACCGACTGCGCGAGATCGAGGGCGGCGACTGGCTGATCATCGACGTCACGCCGGCGGGCGTCTCGCTGATCCAGAACTTCCGCTCGCAGGTCCAGGAGATCGTCACACAGAAGGGCGTGGGCGCGCTGATCAAGACGCTGCACGAGAAGAACGAGGCCGCGGACAAGCAGGCCACCGCCGCGAAGTAG
- a CDS encoding VacJ family lipoprotein → MLGARTLLHAALAASLLACASARGPEPEPTPEPDPWRPFNHAMFSVNDALDRFLVGPVAKGWIFVTPETVRVHLEQFYDNLNFPGYFVQPLLQGDPKQSGIALARFGVNSTAGLAGFFDPANHWLGLARRPEDMGQTFGVWGSGPGPYLVLPFLLPASSARDAAGFPIDSALNIGDSALISWVVPGIWPATLLRTINRRALADEDLRELREASFDWYSAVRDGYLQRREVLIRNDGDDSEEAPSDDLYELDESDSLPE, encoded by the coding sequence ATGCTCGGCGCCCGCACGCTCCTGCACGCCGCGCTCGCCGCGTCGCTTCTCGCCTGCGCATCGGCCCGCGGTCCGGAGCCCGAGCCGACGCCGGAGCCCGATCCGTGGCGGCCGTTCAACCACGCGATGTTCAGCGTGAACGACGCACTCGATCGCTTCCTGGTCGGGCCGGTCGCGAAGGGCTGGATCTTCGTCACCCCGGAGACGGTCCGCGTCCACCTCGAGCAGTTCTACGACAACCTGAACTTCCCGGGCTACTTCGTGCAGCCGTTGCTGCAGGGAGACCCCAAACAGTCGGGGATCGCGCTGGCGCGCTTCGGCGTGAACAGCACCGCCGGGCTCGCCGGCTTCTTCGATCCGGCGAACCACTGGCTCGGTCTGGCGCGAAGGCCGGAGGACATGGGACAGACGTTCGGCGTCTGGGGGTCGGGACCGGGGCCGTACCTGGTCCTGCCGTTCCTGCTGCCGGCCTCGAGCGCGCGCGACGCGGCGGGCTTCCCGATCGATTCGGCGCTGAACATCGGGGACTCCGCGCTCATCTCATGGGTCGTTCCGGGGATCTGGCCGGCGACGCTGCTTCGAACCATCAATCGCCGGGCGCTGGCGGACGAGGACCTGCGCGAGCTTCGCGAGGCGTCCTTCGACTGGTACTCCGCCGTGCGCGACGGGTACCTCCAGCGACGCGAAGTGTTGATCCGAAACGATGGAGACGATTCCGAGGAGGCGCCTTCCGATGATCTCTACGAGCTCGACGAGAGCGATTCTCTTCCCGAGTAG
- a CDS encoding glycosyltransferase family 39 protein, whose protein sequence is MSAAWREVGWLAALGLLGLVGLGSIGLVDYDEAAYAEVARAMFESGDWLVPHLCGAVFFEKPPLLYWLQASGFAVFGVGEIGARIGTALAGAATPIALWAFARRPLGARAALLSALVLATSLEFFALTRIAFTDMLLVLWFTICLGALSRAIRSPERGVGWFALACTAAALAVLTKGAIGILLPGAVALAQLLVLGRLRAALRPAWLLLALAIVPALGFSWYLLLGFTQPGGFGFMRDLFLEHHVGRFAAPMQGHSGSPLFYVPVLAIGMLPWSPFLFLAIARAELRGAGERAELLRGFALFSGLVFVFFSIAATKLPNYLAPALPGFALLVGDLFARLDLRARDRAFETSLGVALAAALLVALALALLPLAAALLPMLLSERAAEQSGLAQPLAIGAAGGLGSAALIAASALAVAGFRKRRPDRSFAALAVGFVCTYTIVFHLALPRFDARFGAPLRRLAELAAERLPESEPILLLGLRNRPSVCFYAERAAEYVRPTSGPTATAQLFGSPSPRIGITSDPILSRFPARERLEILVRDSDYALFRSRPEPGAR, encoded by the coding sequence ATGAGCGCTGCTTGGAGAGAAGTCGGTTGGCTTGCCGCGCTCGGGCTGCTCGGGCTCGTCGGGCTCGGCTCGATCGGGCTCGTCGATTACGACGAGGCGGCGTACGCCGAGGTCGCGCGCGCGATGTTCGAGAGCGGCGATTGGCTCGTGCCGCACCTCTGCGGCGCGGTGTTCTTCGAGAAGCCGCCGCTCCTCTACTGGCTTCAGGCGTCGGGCTTCGCGGTCTTCGGCGTGGGCGAAATCGGCGCGAGGATCGGCACTGCTCTGGCGGGGGCGGCGACCCCGATCGCGCTGTGGGCGTTCGCGCGCCGGCCGCTCGGCGCGCGCGCGGCGCTTCTCTCGGCGCTCGTGCTCGCGACTTCGCTCGAATTCTTCGCGCTCACGAGAATCGCCTTCACCGACATGCTCCTCGTGCTCTGGTTCACGATCTGTCTGGGCGCGCTGTCGCGCGCGATCCGGTCGCCGGAGCGCGGCGTCGGCTGGTTCGCGCTGGCCTGCACGGCCGCGGCGCTCGCGGTGTTGACGAAAGGCGCGATCGGCATCCTGCTTCCGGGCGCGGTCGCGCTCGCGCAGCTGCTCGTCCTGGGACGTCTGCGCGCGGCGCTGCGCCCGGCCTGGCTGCTTCTGGCGCTCGCGATCGTGCCCGCGCTCGGGTTCTCCTGGTACCTGCTGCTCGGATTCACGCAGCCCGGCGGCTTCGGCTTCATGCGCGATCTGTTCCTGGAGCACCACGTCGGCCGCTTCGCGGCGCCGATGCAGGGGCACTCCGGCTCGCCGCTCTTCTACGTCCCCGTGCTCGCGATCGGGATGCTGCCGTGGAGCCCGTTCCTTTTTCTCGCCATCGCTCGCGCGGAGCTGCGCGGAGCCGGCGAGCGCGCGGAGCTCCTGCGCGGCTTCGCGCTCTTCAGCGGGCTCGTCTTCGTGTTCTTCTCGATCGCCGCGACCAAGCTCCCCAACTACCTGGCGCCCGCGCTGCCGGGATTCGCGCTTCTGGTCGGCGATCTGTTCGCGCGCCTCGACCTGCGCGCGCGGGATCGCGCCTTCGAGACCTCGCTCGGCGTTGCGCTCGCGGCCGCGCTGCTCGTCGCGCTGGCGCTCGCGCTCCTGCCGCTCGCGGCCGCGCTGCTTCCGATGCTGCTCTCGGAGCGCGCGGCGGAGCAATCCGGACTCGCGCAGCCGCTGGCGATCGGCGCCGCCGGAGGCCTCGGATCGGCGGCGCTGATCGCGGCGTCGGCGCTCGCGGTCGCAGGCTTTCGCAAGCGCAGACCCGATCGGAGCTTCGCGGCGCTCGCGGTCGGGTTCGTCTGCACCTACACGATCGTGTTTCACCTGGCCCTGCCGCGGTTCGACGCCCGCTTCGGGGCGCCGCTGCGCAGGCTGGCCGAGCTCGCCGCGGAGCGGCTTCCGGAATCCGAGCCGATCCTCCTGCTCGGGCTCCGCAACCGACCCAGCGTCTGCTTCTACGCCGAGCGCGCTGCCGAGTACGTCCGCCCGACCTCCGGACCGACGGCGACGGCGCAGCTCTTCGGATCGCCGAGCCCGCGGATCGGAATCACGAGCGATCCGATCCTTTCGCGCTTCCCGGCTCGGGAGCGGCTGGAGATCCTGGTCCGCGACTCCGACTACGCGCTGTTCCGCTCCCGGCCCGAACCCGGCGCGCGGTGA
- a CDS encoding ATP-dependent DNA helicase gives MILIDERARTLALGVEDLIDAGSAAAAYRGVDPVRGRLEARVREAWVGSARAAVPLRAELDWRGFRIALDGCADVLRDGPRGTRLETLRFVPDEDEATSAARAVERAGFASLLLALGGARVAGASAVALSLIGAPARRTRVSVAPEAWAAKLDERIERIARSAELEAARGSARRELAPAFPFASVRPVQAELLREVDGAAASGLTLLCSAPTGVGKTAAALHPFLAHALRDDRRVFFVTSKTSQQELALETLRSMLPPGCGALAVQISAKDRVCPQAELGCAEGRCPWQRGFAERLAATGLADALADEGVLSAERIAERASHHELCPFETSLALAMRASAVVCDFNYVFDPRVYLRRFFDASDGRDLLIVDEAHNLAERAQGYFSPELELARLDSLAERCSALPERAYRRAGDLLREVSAHCRGIALRLAEERPDDAPWVEAPARGFWEPIEEAACAALLETQTQAASESCRPDGLAPAREGRDRRLRDPLRSALALVREFAHGCESDDPERFAALWSPDRAKRLCLDPAPWLGQRIRSFHSAVLMSATLAPLDFHARSLGVDSPSTVMLDLPSPFPRANRLVVAVDSVDTRFRVRSEHAAWIADLIARGVRTRRGNWLAFFPSFGFRDEVVAKLPPGEHRVLLQLAGMPIEPILAKLRANRSETLLVCAVHGGLLSEGVDYPGDTAIGVFVVGPALPKVERERELVRAFFDAELESGFDHAYLLPGLARAVQSAGRVLRSADDVAAIVLVDRRFCEPRYRDRLPGWIRDDLVQASDPVPALEAFWLRCGQASGDSPSSGA, from the coding sequence TTGATCCTGATCGATGAACGGGCGCGAACGCTCGCGCTCGGTGTCGAAGATCTGATCGACGCGGGCTCCGCGGCCGCCGCGTATCGGGGCGTCGACCCCGTGCGCGGGCGGCTCGAGGCGCGTGTGCGAGAAGCCTGGGTGGGCTCCGCGCGCGCGGCGGTGCCGCTTCGCGCCGAGCTCGACTGGCGCGGCTTCCGCATCGCGCTCGACGGCTGCGCCGACGTGCTTCGCGACGGCCCGCGCGGCACGCGCCTCGAAACTCTGCGCTTCGTGCCCGACGAAGACGAGGCGACGAGTGCCGCGCGCGCGGTCGAGCGCGCCGGATTCGCATCGCTTCTGCTCGCGCTCGGCGGCGCGCGGGTGGCCGGCGCGTCCGCCGTCGCTCTCTCGCTGATCGGAGCTCCCGCCAGACGAACCCGCGTATCCGTCGCTCCCGAGGCCTGGGCCGCGAAGCTCGACGAGCGAATCGAGCGCATCGCGCGGTCCGCCGAGCTCGAGGCGGCGCGCGGCAGCGCCCGCCGCGAGCTCGCGCCGGCGTTCCCGTTCGCGTCGGTGCGCCCGGTGCAGGCCGAGCTTCTGCGCGAGGTCGACGGCGCCGCGGCCTCCGGCCTCACCCTGCTCTGCTCGGCGCCGACCGGCGTCGGAAAGACCGCGGCCGCGCTCCACCCGTTCCTCGCGCACGCGCTCCGCGACGACCGCCGCGTCTTCTTCGTCACCTCGAAGACCTCGCAGCAGGAGCTCGCGCTCGAGACGCTGCGGAGCATGCTTCCGCCGGGCTGCGGCGCGCTCGCGGTGCAGATCTCGGCGAAGGACCGCGTCTGTCCGCAGGCCGAGCTCGGCTGCGCGGAAGGCCGCTGCCCGTGGCAGCGCGGCTTCGCCGAGCGCCTCGCGGCCACCGGCCTCGCGGACGCGTTGGCCGACGAGGGCGTGCTCTCGGCCGAGCGCATCGCCGAGCGCGCAAGCCATCACGAGCTCTGCCCGTTCGAGACCAGCCTGGCGCTCGCAATGCGCGCGAGCGCCGTGGTCTGCGACTTCAACTACGTCTTCGATCCGCGCGTCTACCTGCGGCGCTTCTTCGACGCCTCGGACGGGCGCGATCTGCTGATCGTCGACGAGGCGCACAACCTCGCAGAGCGCGCGCAGGGCTACTTCTCTCCGGAGCTCGAGCTGGCTCGGCTCGATTCGCTCGCCGAGCGCTGCTCAGCGCTTCCGGAGCGCGCCTATCGGCGCGCGGGCGATCTGCTCCGCGAGGTCTCGGCGCACTGTCGCGGGATCGCGCTGCGCCTGGCCGAGGAGCGTCCCGACGACGCGCCCTGGGTCGAGGCGCCGGCGCGGGGATTCTGGGAGCCGATCGAGGAGGCCGCGTGCGCCGCGCTGCTCGAGACCCAGACGCAGGCGGCTTCCGAGTCGTGCCGGCCCGACGGTCTCGCGCCGGCTCGCGAGGGGCGGGATCGCCGGCTGCGCGATCCGCTGCGCTCGGCGCTTGCGCTCGTGCGCGAGTTCGCGCACGGCTGCGAGAGCGACGACCCGGAGCGCTTCGCCGCCCTCTGGTCGCCCGATCGCGCCAAGCGGCTCTGCCTCGACCCGGCGCCGTGGCTCGGCCAGCGCATCCGCTCGTTCCACTCCGCAGTGCTGATGAGCGCGACGCTCGCGCCGCTCGACTTCCACGCCCGATCGCTCGGCGTCGACTCGCCGAGCACGGTCATGCTCGACCTGCCGTCGCCGTTTCCGCGCGCGAACCGGCTGGTCGTCGCGGTCGACTCGGTCGACACGCGCTTCCGCGTCCGCTCCGAGCACGCGGCTTGGATCGCGGACCTGATCGCGCGCGGTGTGCGCACGCGGCGCGGCAACTGGCTCGCGTTCTTCCCGAGCTTCGGCTTCCGCGACGAGGTCGTCGCGAAGCTCCCGCCCGGAGAGCACCGCGTGCTGCTGCAGCTGGCCGGAATGCCGATCGAGCCGATCCTCGCCAAGCTGCGCGCGAACCGCAGCGAGACGCTGCTCGTCTGCGCGGTGCACGGCGGGCTTCTCTCGGAAGGCGTCGATTACCCGGGCGACACCGCGATCGGCGTCTTCGTCGTCGGCCCCGCGCTTCCGAAGGTGGAGCGCGAACGCGAGCTCGTGCGCGCCTTCTTCGACGCCGAGCTCGAGAGCGGCTTCGACCACGCCTACCTTCTGCCGGGGCTCGCGCGCGCGGTGCAGTCGGCCGGCCGCGTGCTGCGCTCGGCCGACGACGTGGCTGCGATCGTGCTGGTCGACCGGCGCTTCTGCGAGCCGCGCTACCGCGATCGGCTGCCGGGCTGGATCCGCGACGATCTAGTGCAGGCCTCGGATCCGGTTCCCGCGCTCGAAGCATTCTGGCTCCGCTGCGGCCAGGCGTCCGGCGATTCGCCATCCTCGGGCGCGTGA
- the dusB gene encoding tRNA dihydrouridine synthase DusB, translating to MNPIYRSAINRDVEPARPGEFGTLRIGAIDVWPPVVLAPMAGVTNAPFRTLCRRFGAGLFVSEMITARALVEGNEKTLRLAGFSPEEKPRSLQLYGVDPRWVGEAVAWLVGEGHVDHLDMNFGCPVRKVTRRGGGAALPLKPRLLRNIVRAAVGRAQGVPVTLKFRIGTDDAHTTFRDTGRIAEDEGCAAVALHARTAEQHYDGQARWEAIGELKALVRGIPVLGNGDIWEAEDALRMMRRTGCDGVVVGRGCLGRPWLFRDLADVFAGREPQDPPRFGAVADTMLEHARLLAGWFGESYGVRGFRKQATWYTKGFRDSKTLRVRLCEVAGLAELEQILAGIDRDEPFSPLAMRVPRGKSGGTRPVSLPDGYLESLDDDTPPGADAEDPASGG from the coding sequence ATGAACCCGATCTACCGCAGCGCGATCAATCGCGACGTCGAGCCCGCGCGACCGGGCGAGTTCGGCACGCTGCGGATCGGCGCCATCGACGTCTGGCCGCCGGTCGTGCTCGCGCCGATGGCGGGTGTCACCAACGCGCCGTTCCGGACGCTTTGCCGGCGCTTCGGCGCGGGTCTGTTCGTCTCGGAGATGATCACCGCGCGGGCGCTCGTCGAGGGGAACGAGAAGACGCTGCGCCTGGCCGGCTTCAGCCCCGAGGAGAAGCCCCGCTCGCTGCAGCTCTACGGCGTCGATCCTCGCTGGGTCGGCGAGGCCGTGGCCTGGCTGGTCGGCGAGGGGCACGTGGACCACCTGGACATGAACTTCGGCTGCCCGGTGCGAAAGGTGACACGGCGCGGTGGCGGCGCGGCGCTGCCGCTCAAGCCCCGCCTGCTGCGCAACATCGTGCGCGCGGCGGTCGGCCGCGCGCAGGGCGTACCGGTGACGCTGAAGTTCCGCATCGGCACCGACGACGCGCACACCACCTTCCGGGACACCGGGCGCATCGCCGAGGACGAGGGCTGCGCGGCGGTCGCGCTGCACGCGCGCACGGCCGAGCAGCATTACGACGGCCAGGCGCGCTGGGAGGCGATCGGCGAGCTGAAGGCGCTGGTGCGCGGAATTCCGGTGCTCGGAAACGGCGACATCTGGGAGGCGGAGGACGCGCTGCGCATGATGCGCAGGACCGGCTGCGACGGTGTCGTGGTCGGCCGCGGCTGCCTGGGCCGTCCCTGGCTGTTCCGGGACCTGGCCGACGTCTTCGCGGGCCGCGAGCCACAGGATCCGCCGCGCTTCGGCGCGGTCGCCGACACCATGCTGGAGCACGCGCGGCTGCTCGCGGGCTGGTTCGGCGAGTCCTACGGAGTGCGCGGCTTTCGCAAGCAGGCGACCTGGTACACGAAGGGCTTCCGCGACAGCAAGACGCTGCGCGTGCGGCTCTGCGAGGTGGCTGGCCTCGCGGAGCTGGAGCAGATCCTGGCGGGAATCGATCGCGACGAGCCGTTCTCGCCGCTCGCGATGCGCGTTCCGCGCGGCAAGAGCGGGGGCACGCGGCCCGTGTCGCTCCCGGACGGCTACCTGGAGAGCCTGGACGACGACACGCCTCCGGGCGCCGACGCGGAGGACCCCGCCTCGGGCGGATAG